A window of Patagioenas fasciata isolate bPatFas1 chromosome 27, bPatFas1.hap1, whole genome shotgun sequence genomic DNA:
GTGCTGCAGCTGTAGGGGCTCAGCATGTTCTTGATGCGCTGGAACAAGTAGCTCATGTCGGACCGCAGGGCCCTGCACTCTTGTTTCAGCAGCCCCAGGTTGTGTTCGGTGGCTTCGCAGACGGTTTTGGTGGTCGTCAGCTCCTGCTGGCAGCTCTTCTGCTCCTCGCTGGTTTTGGTGAGGGTGTTGCCCGCTTTGCGGCAGTTTTCCTCCAGGTCCTTCTTGCTCAGGGTGCTCCGGTTCAGCTGGCTCCGCAGCTCCGCCTTATCAGCTACATGATGGGGGACACACGATTGGGGTGCGTGATCCCCCACCCCAAACTCCCGCCCCACATCTTGGGGTGACTCTGCTGTCTCTGGGGAGGCTGTGGTGGGTCCCTAAGGGGTGTTTGGGGATCCCCAGGGGGTGGGAGTGTTGGGGGGTACTGGGGGGGTCCCTTACCGCTGCAGCTGTTATTGATGAGGGTGACAGCCACATGGCACTGGTCCAGCTTCCTCTTCTGTTGGGTGATGATCATCACCATGTCCTGCAGCTGCGgtgtggggaggaagaggagggaggtcAGGGTGTCACGCAAGGACCCCCCTACATCACTTTGCTCCCCCTGGGCAGTGCTGAAGAGCTGGGGgctggggaggatgaggatgggggaggGTGAGAATGGGGGGTGCTGGCTCCAGGATGCCAGAGCTGAGAACTCCCCTGGTGCTGGGACCGGGGCACACATCGCCATCAGGCTCTGCCCACCCCCATCCCCGCCAAACCTCGTGCGGCTGGAGCAAGGTCCAGCTCCTTCCAGCACCCACAGGTGGGTCGCTGCCCCCGCCCCGGGTCTCACCTTGGTGATGGGGTTGGCTGTCTGGGTGCTGTTGCATTTCTCCAGCTCCCGTTGCACCTTCTGGGCCAGGACCTGCAGCCCTTGCTTCTCTTTGAGGGTGGCGTTGAGGGTGCGGGTGAGGTTCATGTTCCTGCTCGCCAGGATGGTGATTTTGTTGAAGCGGTcctgcagctgcttctccagcacCCGCAGGTGGGTGTCCGTACCCCCCTGCGCGTTCCCGTACACCATGAACAGCACCAGCCCCAGGATGATGAGGAACTGGATGAGGGACGTGAAGAGGAAGATGTACTTGATGTAAAACCCACAGTCCCGCTTGGGCATCGGTTCCTTGGACTCCAAACTGAACTTGGCCATGGCGTAGCTGCTCTTCTCCATCCCGCCTGTGCTCTGCGCACCCCACCCCACCGCAGGCCCTTTCAAAGGTGGGGGAGCCGCGCCGGGGCGGAGCTGGCTCCCACCGCCGTGTTTATATTGCTCTATTTAATATTTCCTTCTGCCGGGCTCCTCCCTGCTGTGCCGGATGCCTGCAACCCGCCGGGTTATCACGATGCAGCTTCTGTTTGCGGGACGACTATTGTTCCCGGTTGCTAACGGACAGGGGCGAAGGCTGGGACCCTACTCCCCCCACCCTTGTGCCGGGGTCTGGTGCTCCCCTGGGACACACTcaccccaaaatagcccctggCACGGTAGGGGTGCCTGGGGGTTGAGCCCACCAGAGGAGGATCCCACTGCCCCCACTGCGCACCCCGGGTTGGTCCTGGCACCGCGTCCTCATGGGGGGACAGTGGCCGGACCCTGCTGCTCGCCAGGTGGGTGGCACATGGGGACCAATGCTCCACGTCTGCTCTCCTGCGCCTTTCGGGAAGGGTGCGGGCGGGGAGGGATGTGGGCAGGGaaggatgcgggcagggatggatgtgggcaggggtgcaggcagggatggatGTGGGCAGAGATGGatgtgggcagggagggatgcgggcagggaagGATGCAGCCAGGCCCTGGCTGGCAGGTAGGGTAGCAATGGGCTGGGGTGGGTGACATGGGATGAAGCCACCACTGGGAACCTCTGTCTgtggcacccgtgggtgctgtcaCTCCTTAGAGCCACCGTCCTGCCATAGGGAACTGCTCCTGGTCTCCGCTGCTGCATTGGCGCCAGTGACCACAGAGGCGGGGTCTGGGCTGCATAACCAGCCCACCTGGATCTGCGCTGAGCTGAAGCACATTTGGACCCCTCaccaccctgtccccatcccacggGAGCCCTGTGCTGTGGCAGAGGGGCCGGctgtgcccaggacccccccagctctgcaggaTGCTCAGGGGGGGCTGCTGCGGGGGCCGCTGACCCCGAGCCGCTCGCTCGCCGTTTCCTGCCTTCTGGCTGCGCCGCGGTCCCCGGGGACCGGAAAGTGTCTGCGATGGCCGGGATGGTGTCGGTCCCCAATCCATTCTCAGCTACTGCCGTTTCCTTCCTGAGCTGCAAATAACAGTGAGTCACCCCCGCCCCCGCGCCGTGGGGACCCTCCCGGGGCTCCGCCGGACCCCTGACCCCGGTGGCTTTGGATGCTCCCCCCGGCAGCCCCCCAGGGGCTCCCCGCAGCCTCCCCGGGTCACTGGGGATCCCAAGGGGGCACCCACTCCCCCGTGGCACTGCAGCCGTACCTCTGTCCCATTTCCCAATTAACCTCCTGGCTATAATTAATCCTCCCCATGCTGTGCGTTGGGGTCAGGCCATGGGAACGGCTCTGCCTGGTTACAaactgctgtggggctgggggtccgcATTGGAACCCCCGGGACTGGGGTGCTGTGAAGGGGCTGGTGTTCCCCCCATGGGCTCTGCAGCCCGGGGAACCCCAAATCAACCAGTTGGGGACAATTTCCAGAGTGCACAGAGACACTTTGAGCTGGAAGCTGCCTGCCAGCCCCATCCCAGAGCCCGGCGCAGGGGGTGGTGGGGGCGATGCCCGGGGGGGGCCGGATGCCTGTGCGCTGCCTGCCCTCTGCACAGGATACCGCGGTGGCAGGAAAATCGGCAAACTTTCCCAGAAACCTTCGTCAAAGCGGCATCGAAGATGCTGGGAAGCGgctggaaaacagcagcagctgctgacccCTGCGCCCCTCCCGTCCCCGCCTTGTCCTCCGGGATGTCTGGGGGTTAAAGCCTTGCAGGGGGTGTCACGGTTGATAGGGCTGTGGGGACAGCCAGGGGACACGTCCTGGTGAGCAGAGCAGTTTTTATTGCCCAAACACCTGCCCAGAGTTCCCAGTTGCTGGAGCTCACTGGGAATGTGGCTTTAAACCCCCCAGGTGGGAAAAACCGTCCCTGGCTTGAGCTCAAGCTGCTCAAAAGCTGAACGTCCAACCCCTCCGgtccggctgtgctgctgcggcACTGGGACATGCGGTGGCATCGGGACACACAGCGGCATCACAAGAAGTGGCAGGATCAGGACACACAGCGGGAGCAGGACACGGTGACATCGGGACACGGTGACATCGGGACACGGTGACATCGGGACGCACAGGGGTTGGGGGGCTGTCGGGTTTCAGCCCTTCCTGCAAAAAATGGGGGAGCAAAGAGTGAGTCCCTGCATGGCTCCTGCTCCTCTGGGGACACCGGTGACAATGGCGTATgtcaggaagagtggctggaccGGTGACCCCCTCCTCGGCTGTCCCACCACCAGCCACACAGAAAGTACCGGGACGGGGGGCACCTGCGCCCGGTCGCTCGGTCCCTTGTCCGCCGCCGCTGCGCGTCCAGCTCGGTGGCATAGTCCTGCCTGTGGGGACAATGGAGCCGGTGACAGGGTGTCCCTGTCCTCAGGATGGGGGACAGAGGGTCCCCATGGGGAGGGAGGGACAGGGCAGggtggtgtgggggatggagggtGGGAGTCAGGCtgagtgtggggtttgggggggatgctCTGGGGTGACATGGCAGGGGACAAGGACCTTACAGGGTGTCCTCGAGCTCTCTCTGCCGGGCCTGGCACTGCTCCCCCCGCGCCCGCAGCGCTCGCTGCTGCTCCATCACCTCGTCCAGCCGCTGCCGCAGCCCCCGCGCCTGCTCCTCACCCCGCGCCAGCTCCGCTGTGGGACCGAGGGGACAGCATGGTCACCctgacaccccaaacccaccaggcACGGTCCCCAGAGGGAGTGTGGGTGCAGGACCCCTCGTGTGGGGTGACAGGGGATTTGTACCCAATGCCGCTGCTCCCTGGGGGTGGACAGATGGATGCAggggatggacagagggacaCGGGGGATGGACAGGCGGATGCAGGGGACAGACAGACCTCACCTTGCAGAGCTGCCTTGCCGCGGGCCAGCTCAGCCCGCTCGCGCCGCAGGGCCACCAGCTCGTCCCCCAGCGCCGTGACATtgacctccagcctggcctggggagaggggacacggtggcgtggggacagggatgggacagtgtcCTCTGGACTCTGCATCTTCTGCCAGAGCCCTGTtcctcctcatcactgccctgtgtccccaagcTGTCCCCAAGCTCCTGGGGGCTTTACATCGCCCCATCAAGTTTCTCAAAGGAGTCGGGATATGGATTTAGGGAAAATCCTTTCCCAGAGGGATGCCCATCCTGGGGAGGATGCTGGGGCACCGCGGATGTCACGGGTCACTCAAGCGCTCCATGGGTGGCATCCCTGGTgccagggaggggacagaggTCACGTGAGCCGCGTCCCCAATGGccgcacagcccagccccactcCCAGCCCCATTCCCGGGAAGCCGGAGCATTTTTCCAGCCTCTCCAGACCGTTGTTCGGCCGGATGAGCCCGGAGGGGCGGCGGGACCCGGCTCTTCCTCCAGGCTGTGCCGCGGCACCGGGGCCGGGCCCTTTCCCAGCCGGGGCAGCAGCTAAAAATACCCGGGAGGAGAGAACCGGCAGCTCCGCACCGGCCCCCGCAGCCGCTTTGGGACGGGGTAATTACACATGGGCAGAGCAGCTGGGTGACGGCTGGgagagcaggagcagggctgtgccGAGGGACCGGGGGCAGGTGGAGGTcccgttttggggtgtcccatgcAGGGAGGTGGCTGCGCACCCACAGGCTGCTTATCACCCTTCCCAGCTCATCTTTGCTCTCTggatcatggaatcatttgggatggaagacaccctcaggatcatggagtccaaccataacccaccccggcactaccccctgtccctgagaacctcatgtccatctgtccaactctccagggatggtgactccagcactgccctgggcagcctgttccaatgctccacagctctttggggaagaaattgttccccacatccaacctcaacctcccctggcgcaacttgaggccgtttcctctgctcctggcgcttgttcctggggagcagagcccgatcccccctggctccaagctcctttcaggcagttcagagatcagaaggtctcccctcagctcctgttctccaggctgagctcCCCAGGTGTCTCAGAACCCCCCTTCTCCACAACCAGGTGGCCAAGGACCCCcccgtccccaacccccccagcaccTACCGCCCGTTCCCGGCAGGATGCCAGGCTGGCGTTGACCTTCCTGGTGTCACCGCGGGCGCGGGCGATGTCCCTGCGCAGAGCATCCCCGACCtcagcgcccgccgccgccgcgcgctGCAGCCGCGCTCGCTCCCGCTCCAGCTCGGCCAGCCGGGTCCCCAGCTCCCGGCTCTCGTTCGCCGCCCGTTCCCGGCAGCCCTGCAGCTTCCCCAGCGCCTCCGAGCGCCACACCatcaccgccaccgccaccgtcACCGCcgccaccagcaccagcagcgcCGCGCACAGCCCCAGCACCTTCAGGGTGGCTTTGGGCACCGTGGGGTCCATGGTGGGTCGGGGACGCTCGCCCGCTCCGGTGGTGGCTGCTTGGGATGTGGCAGCATCCCCAGTGCAGGTCACTCCCTGGGCTGCCGTAATTGCTGCCTgtgggttgttgttggttttttgttttccttttttattctatttctcaCCAAATGCTGCTTTGGGCTGTGGTTTCGCACAGGTCACAGCCCAGAATAGGCTTTGTTTGTGCTGGACGTGGGACAACGCGCTGTGCCTGCGCACAGCCGTGGGTGACAGCGCAGGGACAAGCGGGGATGCagctggggtcccggggggtgttgggggcactGAGGCTGCTGTCTGCCCCAGGGGTTTCTGCAGCACCccctggcagcagggctggggatccAGGTCAGCAAGGGCAACAAAATGCTGGGTTTTCACAAGGTTTTAATGGAAATAGGTTAGAACTTAACTTACTTAACTCTAAAGTACCTGTCTGTGGACACCTGGACTCAGGGCAGCCCGGTTGTGTCTCTGTCCCCTCCAGCCTGTGCCCCAGTGTCCTCCCTTGCCCTTAGTGGATGGAGGGACATCATCTCCCCAGGGTATCCCCATGGTGACAAGGGTGAATTTGGCGAGCAAGGGGGTCAGTGTAGGTGGCTCTGGGACAGGAGCAAGCAGGTGACACCGCGCCCACTGCCACCCCCAGAGCCTGGATGGGGACAGTCTGTCCTCGCCCCGCACCAGGGGACAGGGAATCAGCGGAGCCCGTGGTCCTGGCTCGTGGGGCTCAGCGGAGCCACTTCCAAACCAGGACACCCAGGATGATGATCCAGAGCCAGGTCCCACCCCAGTCCTCGCTTCCTGTGCCCTGCAGCTTCTTCTGCAGGCGCTCGTTCTCCAGCTGGATCCTGTCCCTGAGGGGAGGACAGTGACAGTCGGTGACagagtgcagggctggggacagcgggggggagCATGGGGCTCACCTGATGATCTGCAGgtcccccagctgctcctgctgctgggccAACTTTGCCCTGAGCACCTGGTTCTGCTCTGTGGGGAGGTGACAGTGCGGGGAGGtcaggtgacacaggggacagggatcTGGGTGTCCCACAGGGGCTGGGGATCagtgtgtcccgggggctggggATCAGGGTGGCTGAGGGGAAAGGGATCAGGGTGACCCAGGGGACAGGGATCTGGGTGTCCCAGGGAATCAGGGTGTCCCAGGGGATGAGGATCAGGGTGTCCCAGTGGATGGGGATCAGGGTAGACCAAGGGGACAGGGATCTGGGTGTCTCAGGGAATTAGGGTGTTCCAGGGGATGGGGATCaggctgtcccagggcatcagGGTGTCCCAGGGGACAGGGATCAGGgtggccaaggggacaaagaTCAGGGTGGCCAAGGGGAGAGAGTTCAGAATGACCCGGAGGACAGGGATCAGGGTATCCCAGGGAATCAGGGTGTCCCAGGGAATCAGGGTGTCCCAGGGAATGGGGATCACGGTGTCCCCGGGGCTGTCGCCTGTCCCCAGTTCCCCGCACACCCCCCCCAGCACTCACCTTGCAACTGGGCCACCCTGGCAAGCGCCTCCTCCAGCTGTGTCGCCCCCCACGCTGTGTCCCCGGGCACCACGGAGCCCGTGTCCCGCTGGCAGAGCATGGCGGGGAGCGTCACCGCCAGCACCACGGCGACCACCCCGATGGCCACGGCCGCGTACGCGCCCCACGCCGGCTTGTCCGCCATCCTGCGCGGGGCCGGGAGACACTGAGCTCTGCACCAAAACCCGGCGGTTTcggttctgcaggagggggctggatttcctggaaatcaCGTGGATTTGAGAATGCGCGCTGCCTGCAGCGGGCAGGggcgggcagggacgggcaggggcGGGCAGGAACGGGCAGGGACGGGTAGCGacgggccggggcgggcagcgacgggcagggacgggcagcgacgggcagggacgggcaggaacgggcagggacgggcagcgACGGGCAGGAACAGGCAGGAACGGGCAGGGACGGGTAGCGACGGGCAGGGACGGGTAGGAACGGGCAGGGACGGGTAGCGACGGGCAGCgacgggcagggacgggcaggaaCAGACAGTGACGGGCAGCgacgggcagggacgggcaggaaCAGACAGTGACGGGCAGGGGCGGGCAGGGACAGTCAGGGACGGGCAGCGCTCGGACGGTGCTGcggcccccccccatccccatggagCCGGTGCCACGGAGGGGACAGGGCTGAGCCAGCTCAGGGCCCCCCCCAGGAGCTGTGCTAAAATCCTGGGGGGGCGGTCGATGCATTCCCTGCGTTTCTCAGCAGGGAAATGCCCCCCCAGCGAAGGCAGCGGCGACCGGTCCattgctgccccccccccccccaacgcAGCatttggggggggacaggggaggcaGCTCCCGGGTCCTGTCGCTGTCCCGTGTGAGgctgggagatggggacatggactTTGGGACACAAGGTATGGGGTGCGATATTTGGATATAGGGTGCGTGATATAGGATGTGGGATGGGGATATGGGATgtgggatggagaggatgggATATGGGATGCAGAATATAGGAGGGGGGGTGTGGAATGCAGGATATGGGATGTCAGATATGGGGTGAAGAACATGGGGTATGGGATGAAGGATATGGGAATATGGGGTGTGGGATGCAGGAATATGGAATGTGGGATATGGGTTGCAGGAATACAGGATATGAGAAGTGGGATTAAAGATATGGGAATGTGGACTATGGGGTTTGGGATGTGGAATGTGGCATATGGGATGGGGGATGCTGGATgcgggatatgggacatgggatgcaggatatggggatatgggatgcaggatatggggatatgggaatATGGAATGTGGGATATGGGATGCAGGATATGGGTTGTGGGATAAAGGATATGGGAATATGGGATGCAGGATATTGGGATATGGGATGTGAGAATACGGAATATAGGGTATGGGATGCAGGGATATAGGATGTGGGATGAAGGATATGGGATGTGGGAATACGGAATATAGGATATGGTTTAAGAGAATATGGGATATGGGATGCAGGAATATGGGGTAGGGGATGTGGGAATACAGAATATAGGATATGGGATGCAGGGATATAGGATgtgggatgtgggatgcaggaatATGGGGTATGGGAATATGGGATTTGGGATGTGGGAATATGGGAATATGAGCATCCCCGGCTGGGTGGGAACCGGAGGGTTGGGGGGCTCCTGTGTTTTCACAGCTGGTGCCACCGTCCCTGTCACCACAACCGTGCCAGGGAGCTGAGACCAccgtccccagggctgctccggCCACATCCTGGCGCATGGGGACAGCACCTTTCCTCCCCCCAGCTCCAGAAATAGCCGTTCCACTTTTAGTGTTTTTATTCCGCTGCTCCATGTGATAGAAAAACCAATGGCTGTGAAATTAAAAACACACAACATATTTACCAAACTTCAAGTTTTTGAGTCAGATTTTCAGCATCTGGAGAATTAAAAGGTGCTGGCAGATTCGACGAGCTGTCAGCATAAAGGCTTTAAatatgttgttattattatttatggTCTGGAGCCTGAAGAGGAACCCAGGCCAAAGGTTTCAAAAATAGCCTGAAAAATGGGAATGGATGTTTTTTCCAGAACCAGCTCACTTTGAACAGCGAGATATTGAGATGCaactcttaaaaaatatattgaaaaagcAACTGCGAAAGGAATGCGCACCGTCAAGGGCTGCCCCGGAGCCACCCCGGCGCGATGGAACCGGGTCCCGGCTTCGCAGAGCGAATGTCAGTGCTCCGGGcagcctttttccctttcccctctgGTTTTCCCCCAAATCCTGGTCCCCAACTGCCCCTTTCCCAGAGTAAACACAGCAATAGGTCCCGGTGCCCCCGCTTTGGGAGGGATTGGGGGTCTCTCCCCTCGTGTTCAGGggctgtttgttttcctgctcgGGCAGGTTATCCAGGGAGTGCCGGGAGTGGAGCGGCAGCTCTTGGCCAGACGGCCTGGAATTCGGCAGCTGgatcccgcccggccccgccatcGCGGCACAGACGGGGAGCTGGCacctcccgtgtccccccgcGGCTGGACACGCCGGGACGCTCCGCTTTGGGCTCCCCGGGGATGCTTTGGTTTGGGATTCCCAgggtttggggtctctggggatgctctgggtgtcagaggatgctcACGCTTGGGGTCCTCGGGGATGcttgggtttggggtccctggggtttggAAGTTCTGGTTTAGGGTCTCTGGGGTCACCAGGGATGCTCTGGATCCCTGAAGATGCTcaggtttggggtccccagggatgGTCCAGATTTGGAGTCCCTGAGGATGCTCACGGTTGGGgtccccagggatgctgcagTTTGGGCTCCCTGGGGATGCTCTGGATCCCTGAAGATGCTCAAGCTTGGGGTCCCCAGGGATACTcagatttggggtccccagggatgctccaattcagggcagggagcagaggagaCGCCTCTGTCCCCCCCGGCAGGATGCGGCCCCCAAagctgcagagctgggtgtgGAGCAAAGCAAAGATGCCAGTGAGGACAGGGTGTGCAGGGGCACATTTTTTGggctgccaggggctggggtcAGCACACGGGGGCAGCTCCTGCTCCGCTCAGCCCCGGGGAGGTGGTCAGgcagcacagcccccccagcccctcgggGGGCTGAGATCCATGTCCCGGGCGGGCACAACGCCTCTGCTTTTCCCTTTCATCCCTTGCCTGTGCCTGTTCCCTTTCAGCCTGAAACGTGGGTTTCTCTCCTATTTTGGGTTGGCTTTTTGGCTGCTTTcttctattattttaatttaggCACTGTCattatattttccattatttaaaaaaaaaagaagagaatgaGAACGAGCAGCTTCCCAAGGCCCTTTCCAGTtcccggctgctgctcagagcagcttctgttcccGGCCAACACTGGGACGTGTTCGTGGGGCACATAGTCACCCCCTtcccgcagccccgctccctcCTCCCCATGGAAcactgggggttttggggcgatGCACCCCAATGCGGGGATGTTGTCGGGGGGGGATAAACAATCAGCAGCCCCATCCCCGCCACAGGGGCCCCGGCAGCACCGAAGGACGTGCCGATGCGCCGACACACCATCCCGCTCATTTACGTTGGGCTCCGGCCATCCCTCAGTGCTGGCGGGGCGGGACGGGAGCTGCTCCCTGgctcctttttctcttcctcacTTTTCTTATTCCCTTTCAACCCAGGGCAGGGGGGGTAACAAGAAGCAGCTGAGCCCCCTCCAATCACCCCCACCTGCCTTTCTTGTCACCATCCCGCCAAGGGACGGGGTCTCTCTGTGTCCCCTCACCTGCATCCCGTGGTCCTGCCAGCCATCCCAGGATGTTTCCATCCCTGTCTCTGCAAGGGGGGAGCAGGGCAGCGTTTGACCCACGTcacccaccccaaaacccacagcTGGGGCCCCCCGTGTGCTGTCACTTGCCCAAAGCTGTGGGGGTGTCCAAGGGGATCCTCACTCCGGCCCCATCCTCccacctgcccatggcagggctgagctgggaccGCTGCCCGTgccaaataaaaccccaaaagaaAAAGGAGCTTTGACACCACAGCTGTTGCCGAAAACTCCTCTGGGCTCCTCACCCCGCAGTCTTGGGGTTCAATATGGGGTGCCCCCCCGGGTACCCCACTCTGGAGCCACCATGGGTCGTGCGGAGCCGCGTGCCAGTGGTTTCTGCTGACGATTATGAGAATTGGAGACAAAAGCGGCCCAGCTGGCAGCCCTGGACACTCCACTGTGCAATCAGCCCAGCTCGGCATCGCCTGCAAgccgggaggggccgggggggttaTTTTGGTACCTGATGATGCTCCACAGCACCCAGGTGGGGTGTGGGTCTGACTGGGGACATTCGCGGATCGAGGTGCCCCTTTTCGCTGGGGCCGGAGCGTGTGTGACCCTCGGGATGGGGGCTCCACAGAGGATCCCCCACCCTGGCGGGGGTGATGAGCAGGAGGGTTtggctgcagcccccccagcccagcccctgaCCCAGGGCGGGTTTCCAGCCCTCAGGAATGTGGGGCTGGGCCGGACACCCAGCACGGACCTCCCGCACCCCGGCACATCCCTGCATGTCCCCCCCCTCCATCCCCCTGTCCGTGGGACCGGGGGGAGCCCCTGGCTCCTCCTTGGCCCTCCCGACCTCCAGATCCCCGAGGGTGCAATGTTGGGGGTCCCGCGGGTGCAGATGGGGCCGGTGCGGGGGAGCGATGCTCAGCACATGGTGATGTTGCACTGTGGCTGATTTCaccattttttcccccattattttttcttcccgcCACCATAAatagcagcagagctgcaggggcCGCTTCCATCTGCCCGGCCGGAGCAGCTGCCCTGGACCAAGCCAAGCAGATGGTGGAAAACAATCCTGCTGCTGGCACTGCCCCGGCGCAGCCCCCCGTCACCAGCCTCCCCACAGTGGGGGACATGGTCCTGGTGGGACATGCGGCAccttggttttgggggggtcctggtgtcTCAGGTGCCAGCTCTCCGATGTCCCCATATCAAGTCCCACCCAGGCGGGATGGGATTTGGCAGACGCCCCCCGCCCCACTGtgtccgccccccccccccgggtGCCCCGTGTCCCCTTTGATCTCGCAAGTGGCCGCATCCAGTATAAGGGTGAAAAAATGCCACGTTTGGGCCAAACTGTGTTGTAAAAGGGAAATGTTGTCCCGGGAGCTGAA
This region includes:
- the CCDC194 gene encoding coiled-coil domain-containing protein 194, with translation MDPTVPKATLKVLGLCAALLVLVAAVTVAVAVMVWRSEALGKLQGCRERAANESRELGTRLAELERERARLQRAAAAGAEVGDALRRDIARARGDTRKVNASLASCRERAARLEVNVTALGDELVALRRERAELARGKAALQAELARGEEQARGLRQRLDEVMEQQRALRARGEQCQARQRELEDTLQDYATELDAQRRRTRDRATGRRCPPSRYFLCGWWWDSRGGGHRSSHSS
- the PLVAP gene encoding plasmalemma vesicle-associated protein — encoded protein: MEKSSYAMAKFSLESKEPMPKRDCGFYIKYIFLFTSLIQFLIILGLVLFMVYGNAQGGTDTHLRVLEKQLQDRFNKITILASRNMNLTRTLNATLKEKQGLQVLAQKVQRELEKCNSTQTANPITKLQDMVMIITQQKRKLDQCHVAVTLINNSCSADKAELRSQLNRSTLSKKDLEENCRKAGNTLTKTSEEQKSCQQELTTTKTVCEATEHNLGLLKQECRALRSDMSYLFQRIKNMLSPYSCSTVHEQLNWLMQRTEGFFLWQQERETKYVGKGICDMNLLQCNINCSGEKKELEKQLQDAEKQVKSGQEEKKKLLVEKEQLGKELEEKSKAAVQAGYLQEQLSLCMVSKLDTFFGLTGSQVPLGSGRSSPFVNTGSYVDVLENQGIFGNTGKINTEEIQRTVQKIIEQYTATLKNPSG